The following are encoded in a window of Paraburkholderia sp. HP33-1 genomic DNA:
- a CDS encoding porin has translation MKKALLAAALMSAGVVAHAQSSVTLYGRLDAGIEYMSGVPGSNNLNANGAATQHTTRWKAESGDWGTSLWGMKGVEDIGGGNKVLFQLEGSFNTMTGAGPGNGGLFNRWATVGVSNAQYGTFTMGRMLFISNGVWDFDPFGQSNWSSASLVRGRNWPQSSNNFAYQSPKFAGFDFYGQYALSNSTSWNGNGTTPQGREAGAQVTYTSSLFQVRGIYDEIRNSKTGALWGGAVANNGINTDNTSNGVFAASREYSALVNVFLGQFKVQAAYQAVRSAGATSVVYGQPTTLDHEWGGVTWQATPAAALIAAVYHVNGNNGAGNATIYTVGGSYNLSKRTLLDIQIAGVSNSRAANFGLNANNAGYAPETDNPLQGRAQTGVYAGIQHSF, from the coding sequence ATGAAGAAAGCTTTGCTCGCCGCTGCGCTGATGTCGGCCGGCGTTGTTGCACACGCTCAGAGCAGCGTCACGCTGTATGGCCGCCTCGATGCGGGCATCGAATACATGTCGGGCGTTCCGGGTTCGAACAATCTCAACGCCAACGGCGCGGCCACCCAGCACACGACCCGCTGGAAAGCGGAAAGCGGCGACTGGGGTACCAGCCTGTGGGGCATGAAGGGTGTCGAGGACATCGGTGGCGGCAACAAGGTCCTGTTCCAGTTGGAAGGCTCGTTCAACACGATGACGGGCGCGGGTCCTGGCAACGGCGGTCTCTTCAATCGCTGGGCAACGGTCGGTGTGTCGAACGCGCAGTACGGTACGTTCACGATGGGCCGCATGCTCTTCATCTCGAACGGTGTGTGGGACTTCGACCCGTTCGGTCAATCGAACTGGTCGTCGGCATCGCTGGTGCGTGGCCGCAACTGGCCGCAATCGAGCAACAACTTCGCGTACCAGTCGCCGAAGTTCGCAGGCTTTGACTTCTACGGCCAATACGCGCTGTCGAATTCAACGAGCTGGAACGGCAACGGCACGACTCCGCAAGGCCGCGAGGCCGGTGCACAGGTCACCTACACGAGCTCGTTGTTCCAGGTCCGCGGTATCTATGACGAAATCCGCAACTCGAAGACCGGCGCACTTTGGGGCGGTGCAGTCGCCAACAATGGCATCAATACGGATAACACGAGCAACGGCGTGTTCGCGGCGTCGCGTGAATACTCGGCGCTCGTGAACGTGTTCCTCGGCCAGTTCAAGGTGCAGGCCGCTTACCAGGCAGTCCGTTCCGCAGGTGCTACCAGCGTCGTGTATGGTCAGCCGACCACGCTCGATCATGAGTGGGGCGGCGTGACGTGGCAAGCAACGCCGGCTGCAGCGCTGATTGCAGCGGTCTACCACGTGAACGGCAACAACGGCGCGGGCAATGCAACGATCTACACGGTCGGTGGTTCGTACAACCTGTCCAAGCGCACTCTGTTGGATATCCAGATTGCAGGGGTGTCGAACAGCCGTGCGGCTAACTTCGGTCTGAATGCAAATAACGCGGGCTATGCCCCAGAAACGGACAACCCGCTGCAAGGCCGCGCGCAAACCGGCGTGTACGCAGGTATCCAGCACTCGTTCTAA
- a CDS encoding ABC transporter ATP-binding protein yields the protein MNSMKQKLFVDELHKKYGDNEVLKGVSLKANAGDVISVIGSSGSGKSTMLRCINFLEQPNAGRIFVDGEEVRTQTAKDGALRVSDPKQLQRVRTKLAMVFQHFNLWSHMNVLENIIEAPVHVLGLKRKEAEDRAREYLEKVGLAPRLEKQYPSHLSGGQQQRVAIARALAMHPDVMLFDEPTSALDPELVGEVLKVMQKLAEEGRTMIVVTHEMGFARNVSNHVMFLHQGRVEEEGHPDEVFKNTKSERLKQFLSGSLK from the coding sequence ATGAATTCCATGAAGCAGAAGCTCTTCGTCGATGAGCTTCACAAAAAGTACGGCGACAACGAAGTCCTGAAGGGCGTGTCGCTGAAAGCCAATGCCGGCGATGTGATCAGCGTAATCGGTTCGTCCGGTTCGGGCAAGAGCACGATGCTCCGCTGCATTAACTTTCTCGAACAGCCGAACGCGGGGCGCATCTTCGTCGACGGCGAGGAAGTGCGCACGCAGACCGCCAAGGACGGTGCGTTGCGCGTGTCGGACCCGAAGCAGTTGCAGCGCGTGCGCACGAAGCTCGCGATGGTGTTCCAGCACTTCAATCTGTGGTCGCACATGAACGTGCTCGAAAACATCATCGAGGCGCCGGTGCACGTGCTCGGTCTGAAGCGCAAGGAAGCCGAGGATCGCGCGCGCGAATATCTCGAGAAGGTCGGTCTCGCGCCGCGTCTCGAGAAGCAGTATCCGTCCCATCTGTCGGGCGGCCAGCAGCAGCGCGTCGCGATTGCGCGGGCTCTCGCGATGCATCCCGACGTGATGCTGTTCGACGAACCGACCTCCGCGCTCGACCCGGAACTCGTCGGCGAAGTGCTGAAGGTGATGCAAAAGCTCGCCGAGGAAGGCCGCACGATGATTGTCGTCACGCACGAAATGGGTTTCGCGCGCAACGTGTCGAACCATGTGATGTTCCTGCACCAGGGCCGCGTCGAGGAAGAAGGTCATCCAGACGAGGTGTTCAAGAACACGAAGAGCGAACGTTTAAAGCAATTCCTGTCAGGTAGTCTCAAATAA
- a CDS encoding ABC transporter permease produces the protein MIEIIQQYWRNYLFSDGYRFTGVAITLWLLVVSIGLGFCLSIPLSVARVSKKKWLAGLVWLYTYIFRGTPLYVQLLLCYTGLYSLEIIRNNELTNAFFRDGMHCTLLAFTLNTCAYTTEIFAGAIKATPYGEIEAARAYGMSSFTLYRRVILPSALRRALPYYSNEVILMLHATTVAFTATVPDILKIARDVNSATYQSFNAFGIAALLYLCISFALVWLFRRAERRWLAYLRPQGK, from the coding sequence ATGATCGAGATCATTCAGCAATATTGGCGTAACTATCTGTTCAGCGACGGCTACCGCTTCACCGGCGTCGCGATCACGTTGTGGCTGCTGGTCGTGTCGATCGGCCTCGGCTTCTGTCTGTCGATACCGCTCTCGGTCGCGCGCGTGTCGAAGAAGAAATGGCTCGCTGGCCTGGTGTGGCTGTATACGTATATCTTCCGCGGCACACCGCTCTACGTGCAGTTGCTGCTGTGCTACACGGGCCTCTACAGCCTTGAGATCATCCGCAACAACGAGCTGACCAACGCGTTCTTCCGCGACGGCATGCATTGCACGCTGCTCGCGTTCACGCTCAACACCTGCGCGTACACCACCGAGATCTTCGCGGGCGCGATCAAGGCGACGCCTTATGGGGAGATCGAAGCGGCGCGCGCGTACGGCATGTCGTCGTTCACGCTGTACCGGCGCGTCATTCTGCCGTCGGCGCTGCGCCGCGCACTGCCCTACTACAGCAACGAAGTGATCCTGATGCTGCACGCGACCACCGTCGCGTTCACGGCCACGGTGCCGGACATCCTGAAGATCGCCCGCGACGTGAACTCCGCGACGTATCAGTCGTTCAACGCGTTCGGCATCGCCGCGCTGCTGTATCTGTGTATTTCTTTCGCGCTCGTGTGGCTGTTCCGCCGCGCCGAGCGTCGCTGGCTCGCTTACCTGCGGCCGCAAGGCAAGTAA
- a CDS encoding ABC transporter permease has product MFLQGYGPLLLSGTWQTVKLAVFSLVLAFVLGLLGAAAKLSKNRLSNGIGTVYTTLVRGVPDLVLMLLLFYSIQIWLNNLTDAFGWDQIDIDPFVAGVAVLGFIYGAYFTETFRGAFLAVPRGQLEAGAAYGMTSWQVFSRVMFPQMMRFALPGIGNNWQVMVKATALVSIIGLADVVKASQDAGKGTLRFFFFTLLAGAIYLLITTVSNFVLMYLEKRYSTGVRKADL; this is encoded by the coding sequence ATGTTCCTTCAAGGCTACGGCCCGCTGCTTCTCAGCGGCACCTGGCAAACCGTCAAGCTGGCGGTGTTCTCGCTCGTGCTCGCTTTCGTGCTGGGTCTGCTCGGCGCGGCGGCGAAATTGTCGAAGAACCGCCTCTCGAACGGCATCGGCACCGTGTACACCACGCTCGTGCGCGGCGTGCCCGATCTCGTGCTGATGCTGCTGCTGTTCTATAGCATCCAGATCTGGCTAAACAACCTGACCGACGCGTTCGGCTGGGACCAGATCGACATCGACCCGTTCGTGGCCGGCGTCGCAGTGCTCGGCTTCATCTATGGCGCGTACTTCACCGAGACCTTCCGCGGCGCGTTTCTCGCGGTCCCGCGCGGCCAGCTCGAAGCGGGCGCGGCCTACGGCATGACGAGCTGGCAGGTGTTCTCGCGCGTGATGTTCCCGCAGATGATGCGCTTCGCGCTGCCGGGCATCGGCAATAACTGGCAGGTGATGGTCAAGGCGACCGCGCTCGTGTCGATCATCGGCCTCGCCGACGTCGTCAAGGCATCGCAGGATGCCGGCAAGGGCACGCTGCGGTTCTTCTTCTTCACCCTGCTCGCGGGGGCGATCTATCTCCTCATCACCACAGTGTCGAACTTCGTGCTGATGTACCTCGAAAAGCGTTACTCGACCGGCGTGCGAAAGGCGGATCTATGA
- a CDS encoding ABC transporter substrate-binding protein — protein sequence MKKFALCVALAVLATGAMAKEWKTVRIGVDASYPPFESKATDGSIVGFDADLTRALCAKMNVKCVWVAQDLDGIIPALKARKFDAIISSLSVTDQRREQIDFSDKLFDAPARMIAKTGSPLLPTPESLKGKHVGVEQGSTQEQYAKAWWEPKGVVVVSYQNQDQVYADLTSGRLDAALQDEVQADVGFLKTPRGKGFAWAGPEVNDPKTIGEGTAIGLRKGDADLKAKFNQALAEVHQDGTFKKLEKHYFDFDIYPGR from the coding sequence ATGAAGAAGTTCGCACTTTGCGTGGCTCTGGCAGTCTTGGCCACCGGAGCGATGGCGAAGGAATGGAAAACGGTGCGCATCGGGGTCGACGCCAGTTATCCGCCCTTCGAATCGAAGGCGACTGACGGCAGTATCGTCGGTTTCGATGCCGACTTGACCCGCGCACTGTGCGCGAAGATGAACGTGAAGTGCGTGTGGGTCGCGCAGGATCTCGACGGCATCATTCCGGCGCTGAAGGCACGCAAGTTCGACGCGATCATTTCCTCGCTCAGCGTCACCGACCAGCGGCGCGAGCAGATCGACTTCTCCGACAAGCTGTTCGACGCCCCCGCGCGGATGATCGCGAAGACGGGTTCGCCGCTTCTGCCCACCCCTGAATCGCTGAAAGGCAAGCACGTCGGCGTCGAGCAGGGTTCGACGCAGGAACAGTATGCGAAGGCCTGGTGGGAACCGAAGGGCGTGGTCGTCGTGTCGTACCAGAATCAGGACCAGGTGTACGCGGATCTCACGTCGGGCCGCCTCGATGCCGCGCTGCAGGATGAAGTGCAGGCCGACGTCGGCTTTCTGAAGACGCCGCGTGGCAAGGGCTTCGCCTGGGCCGGTCCGGAAGTGAATGATCCGAAGACGATCGGCGAAGGCACCGCGATCGGTCTGCGCAAGGGCGATGCCGATCTGAAAGCGAAGTTCAACCAGGCGCTAGCCGAGGTTCATCAGGACGGCACGTTCAAAAAGCTCGAAAAACACTACTTCGACTTCGATATTTATCCTGGCCGTTGA
- a CDS encoding pirin family protein encodes MIEIRRSEERGHANHGWLDSYHSFSFADYRDPQHVHFGPLRVINEDRIAGGQGFGAHGHRDMEIVTYVLEGALAHRDSMGNGSTIRPGDVQRMSAGTGVQHSEFNASRDELAHLLQIWIIPRRAGDQPGYEEKRFDADSKRGRLRVIASPDGRDGSVTIHADASIYAGLFDAAEHATFALPAGRLAYLHVARGTLSVNGTVLAAGDAAKLSDVDTVTLEQGDNAEVLLFDLGQLNG; translated from the coding sequence ATGATCGAGATTCGCCGCTCCGAAGAACGTGGCCACGCCAACCACGGCTGGCTCGACTCGTATCACAGCTTCTCGTTTGCCGATTACCGCGACCCACAGCACGTCCATTTTGGGCCGCTGCGGGTGATCAACGAGGACCGCATCGCCGGCGGCCAGGGTTTCGGCGCCCATGGTCATCGCGACATGGAGATCGTCACGTACGTGCTCGAAGGCGCGCTCGCGCATCGCGACAGTATGGGTAACGGCTCGACGATCCGTCCCGGCGATGTGCAGCGCATGAGCGCCGGCACTGGCGTGCAGCATAGCGAGTTCAACGCGTCGCGCGACGAACTCGCGCATCTGCTGCAGATCTGGATCATTCCGCGCCGCGCGGGCGACCAGCCCGGCTACGAGGAAAAGCGTTTCGACGCCGACAGCAAGCGCGGCCGCCTGCGCGTGATCGCGTCGCCCGATGGCCGCGACGGCTCGGTGACGATCCACGCGGACGCGTCGATCTACGCGGGACTGTTCGACGCCGCCGAACACGCGACGTTCGCGCTGCCGGCGGGGCGCCTCGCCTATCTGCACGTCGCGCGCGGCACGCTGAGCGTGAACGGTACGGTGCTCGCGGCGGGCGATGCCGCGAAGCTCAGCGATGTCGACACGGTGACACTGGAGCAGGGTGACAACGCGGAAGTGTTGCTGTTCGACCTCGGTCAGTTGAACGGCTGA
- a CDS encoding periplasmic heavy metal sensor codes for MSTKKMSRVLAVAATALAIGAGAAYAAQPAHGGPGGWHGHFMQELTQLHDQLKLNADQEKLWQNALDTMKQNREAMRANHEQARNQFKAAQQQPILDLNAMAASHQQIEQKDAQLRQQTTDAWLKFYNGLNDQQKTTVSTALKKRFERMEQRHEKMGERWEHQKGAASAPAANQ; via the coding sequence ATGTCCACCAAAAAGATGTCGCGCGTTCTCGCCGTTGCTGCCACCGCTCTCGCCATCGGCGCGGGCGCCGCTTATGCCGCGCAACCCGCCCACGGCGGCCCCGGCGGCTGGCACGGCCACTTCATGCAGGAACTGACCCAACTCCACGACCAGCTGAAGCTGAACGCGGATCAGGAAAAGCTGTGGCAAAACGCGCTCGACACGATGAAGCAGAACCGCGAAGCGATGCGCGCCAACCACGAACAGGCTCGCAACCAGTTCAAGGCCGCGCAGCAGCAGCCGATCCTCGATCTGAACGCGATGGCCGCATCGCATCAGCAGATCGAGCAGAAGGACGCGCAACTGCGTCAGCAAACCACCGACGCGTGGCTCAAGTTCTATAACGGCCTGAACGACCAGCAGAAGACCACCGTCAGCACCGCGCTGAAGAAGCGCTTCGAGCGGATGGAACAGCGTCACGAGAAGATGGGCGAGCGCTGGGAGCATCAGAAGGGTGCGGCATCGGCGCCGGCCGCTAATCAGTAA
- a CDS encoding response regulator: protein MATQILVVDDDVELRDLLRDYLARQGIEVSVLHDAGSLERRLERERPDLIVLDLMMPGVDGLTALRKLRASGDDIPVIMLTARADDVDRIVGLELGADDYLGKPFNPRELLARVQAVLRRRRTLPSAAAPEQREPFSFGRFTLDFQSRTLHLEDKPLTLSGSEFALLKIFVNHPMRTLTRERLLELLHGPEYDGTDRGIDVQVWRLRRILETDPSTPRFIQTVRGRGYVFVPDGEQHASAH from the coding sequence ATGGCTACTCAAATCCTTGTCGTCGACGACGACGTCGAACTTCGCGATCTGTTACGCGACTATCTCGCCCGTCAAGGCATCGAAGTTTCGGTGCTGCACGACGCGGGCTCGCTCGAACGGCGCCTCGAACGCGAGCGCCCCGACCTCATCGTGCTGGACCTCATGATGCCGGGCGTGGACGGCCTCACCGCGCTGCGCAAGCTGCGCGCGTCGGGCGACGATATCCCCGTCATCATGCTGACCGCGCGCGCGGATGACGTCGACCGTATCGTCGGCCTCGAACTCGGCGCGGACGACTACCTCGGCAAGCCGTTCAATCCGCGCGAATTGCTCGCGCGCGTGCAGGCGGTGTTGCGCCGCCGCCGCACGTTGCCGTCGGCGGCGGCGCCCGAGCAGCGCGAGCCGTTCAGCTTCGGCCGCTTCACGCTGGATTTCCAGTCGCGCACGCTGCATCTGGAAGACAAGCCGCTCACGCTGTCGGGCAGCGAGTTCGCTCTGCTGAAGATTTTCGTCAATCACCCCATGCGCACGCTCACGCGCGAGCGCCTGCTGGAACTGCTGCACGGTCCCGAGTACGACGGCACCGACCGCGGCATTGACGTGCAGGTGTGGCGCCTGCGCCGCATTCTCGAGACGGACCCGTCCACGCCGCGCTTCATCCAGACGGTGCGCGGCCGCGGTTACGTGTTCGTGCCGGACGGCGAGCAGCATGCGTCGGCCCATTGA
- a CDS encoding ATP-binding protein: MRRPIDSLFGRLALLVVAVLMLSHFAWYALMRVERTQLQTRYAVEEATFLVDAVRQHVARTPDQPLPSRVKLVDPASPDVPAANPNMPASLERFVEDVRDRMPAGTQVRVGPPGAPPMLWVRAATDQNWIVVPAQPLRMPRSLDRTVLWLATIFSFAVMAALFAAWALQQPLRSLAQAVARFGRGLPVPPVPERGPRELRQLTHGFNQMVQEVGRTEHDRAVMLAGVAHDLKTPLARLRLRAEMMDDAKARDGVVRDVDSMTHIVEQFLVFAHDGADRSEPVEVDAQCERVVRSYRAVAAGAPTVRTELNAGPSFVLPAATLDRILSNLLDNAHAYGAPPVIVATARTPQGFTLSISDNGHGIAAQDLINASRPFVRLDPARGGNGHSGLGLAIVERLVRRAGGEWEIGNHGGRGLRILMSFSFEVLPRVAAASENAW, translated from the coding sequence ATGCGTCGGCCCATTGATTCGCTGTTCGGGCGGCTCGCGCTGCTCGTCGTCGCGGTGCTGATGCTGTCGCATTTCGCGTGGTATGCGCTAATGCGGGTCGAGCGCACGCAACTGCAAACGCGCTACGCGGTCGAGGAAGCGACCTTCCTCGTCGACGCGGTGCGTCAGCACGTCGCCCGCACACCGGATCAACCGTTGCCGTCGCGCGTGAAACTCGTCGACCCGGCGAGCCCGGACGTGCCGGCCGCGAACCCGAACATGCCGGCGTCGCTCGAGCGTTTCGTCGAGGACGTGCGCGACCGCATGCCGGCCGGCACCCAGGTGCGCGTCGGTCCACCCGGTGCTCCGCCCATGCTGTGGGTGCGCGCCGCGACCGACCAGAACTGGATCGTCGTGCCCGCGCAGCCGCTGCGCATGCCGCGTTCGCTCGACCGCACGGTGCTATGGCTCGCCACCATCTTCTCGTTCGCGGTGATGGCGGCGCTGTTCGCGGCATGGGCGCTGCAGCAACCGCTGCGCTCGCTCGCGCAGGCGGTCGCGCGCTTCGGCCGTGGGCTGCCGGTGCCACCGGTGCCCGAGCGCGGCCCGCGCGAGTTGCGGCAACTCACGCACGGCTTCAATCAGATGGTGCAGGAAGTCGGGCGCACCGAGCACGATCGCGCGGTGATGCTGGCCGGTGTGGCGCATGACCTGAAGACGCCGCTCGCACGTCTGCGGTTGCGCGCCGAAATGATGGACGACGCGAAGGCGCGCGACGGCGTCGTGCGCGATGTCGATTCGATGACGCATATCGTCGAGCAGTTCCTGGTGTTCGCGCACGACGGCGCGGACCGCAGCGAACCCGTGGAAGTGGATGCGCAGTGCGAGCGTGTCGTGCGCAGCTATCGGGCGGTGGCGGCCGGCGCGCCGACCGTACGGACGGAACTGAACGCGGGGCCGTCGTTTGTGTTGCCCGCCGCCACGCTCGACCGGATCCTGTCGAACCTGCTCGACAACGCGCATGCGTATGGCGCGCCGCCGGTGATTGTCGCGACCGCGCGCACGCCGCAGGGTTTTACGCTATCCATTAGCGACAACGGTCACGGCATCGCCGCGCAAGATCTGATCAACGCGAGCCGGCCGTTCGTGCGGCTCGATCCGGCTCGCGGCGGCAACGGCCATAGCGGACTGGGCCTCGCGATCGTCGAGCGGCTCGTGCGGCGCGCGGGCGGTGAATGGGAGATCGGCAATCACGGCGGCCGTGGCTTGCGCATATTGATGAGCTTTTCGTTCGAAGTGCTGCCGCGGGTTGCGGCGGCTTCGGAAAACGCCTGGTAG
- a CDS encoding double-stranded DNA-specific endonuclease, which yields MKGNLVIVCRDQDADAFDQLLAEYGAFQTRLSSTAWYLKLEVAPELIQEEILARLGKYTTHYIFEAESVTWNTVDSETANALNTLFSD from the coding sequence ATGAAGGGAAATCTGGTGATCGTCTGTCGCGATCAGGACGCTGATGCATTCGACCAGCTGCTCGCCGAATACGGCGCGTTCCAGACGCGTCTGTCGTCGACCGCGTGGTATCTGAAACTGGAGGTAGCGCCGGAACTGATTCAGGAGGAAATACTCGCGCGTCTCGGCAAATATACGACGCACTACATTTTCGAGGCGGAATCGGTGACGTGGAATACCGTGGATAGCGAAACGGCGAACGCGTTGAATACGCTGTTTTCAGACTGA